The Pseudomonas sp. DG56-2 genome contains a region encoding:
- the choW gene encoding choline ABC transporter permease subunit, whose protein sequence is MMLIDQKIPLGQYIAGFVDWLTQHGANYFDAFAEALELMIHGVTGALTWFNPFVLIGLIAVIAHLIQRKWSLTAFCALSFLLILNLGYWQETMETLAQVLFATMVCVAIGVPLGILAAHKPMFYTAMRPVLDLMQTVPTFVYLIPTLTLFGLGVVPGLISTVVFAIAAPIRLTYLGICDVPQELLDAGKAFGCSRRQLLSRIELPHAMPSIAAGVTQCIMLSLSMVVIAALVGADGLGKPVVNALNTADIALGFEAGLAIVLLAIMLDRICKQPDAPARSEA, encoded by the coding sequence ATCATGCTGATCGATCAAAAAATACCACTGGGCCAGTACATCGCAGGCTTCGTTGACTGGTTGACGCAACATGGCGCCAACTACTTCGATGCCTTCGCTGAAGCACTGGAATTGATGATTCATGGAGTGACCGGGGCACTGACCTGGTTCAACCCCTTCGTCCTGATCGGCCTGATTGCAGTGATCGCGCATCTGATTCAGCGTAAATGGTCGCTGACCGCTTTCTGCGCACTGTCTTTCCTGCTGATCCTCAACCTTGGCTACTGGCAAGAAACCATGGAGACCCTGGCACAGGTGTTGTTCGCCACTATGGTCTGCGTGGCCATCGGCGTACCGCTGGGAATTCTCGCCGCGCACAAACCGATGTTCTATACCGCTATGCGTCCAGTGCTGGACCTGATGCAGACAGTACCCACCTTCGTCTACCTGATCCCGACCCTGACGCTGTTCGGCCTGGGTGTGGTTCCCGGTCTGATCTCAACGGTGGTGTTCGCCATCGCCGCACCGATCCGCCTCACCTACCTGGGTATCTGTGATGTGCCCCAGGAACTGCTCGACGCCGGCAAGGCATTCGGGTGTTCGCGCCGCCAACTGCTGTCGCGCATCGAGCTGCCCCATGCCATGCCGAGCATCGCTGCCGGCGTTACCCAATGCATCATGCTCTCGTTGTCGATGGTGGTAATTGCCGCGCTGGTAGGCGCCGATGGCCTGGGCAAACCTGTAGTCAACGCACTGAATACTGCCGATATCGCCCTGGGCTTCGAAGCCGGTCTTGCAATCGTGCTGCTGGCGATCATGCTCGACCGTATCTGCAAACAACCCGACGCACCGGCAAGGAGTGAAGCATGA
- a CDS encoding DUF2164 domain-containing protein — MSKSKTKAPIITLAPEQEREALDVLKRFLEDRFELQLGSFEVAEVLDLFSKKIAPHYYNRAIFDVQNHLKERFESIESDLWSLEKSS, encoded by the coding sequence ATGAGCAAGTCCAAGACCAAGGCACCGATTATCACCCTGGCCCCGGAGCAGGAGCGTGAAGCGCTGGATGTACTCAAGCGCTTTCTCGAAGACCGTTTCGAGCTGCAACTGGGGTCGTTCGAGGTCGCTGAGGTTCTGGACCTGTTCAGCAAGAAAATCGCTCCGCATTACTACAATCGAGCGATTTTCGATGTGCAGAACCATCTCAAGGAACGCTTCGAAAGTATTGAAAGTGACCTCTGGTCGCTAGAAAAAAGCAGCTGA
- the hisF gene encoding imidazole glycerol phosphate synthase subunit HisF, which yields MALAKRIIPCLDVDNGRVVKGVKFENIRDAGDPVEIARRYDEQGADEITFLDITASVDGRDTTLHTVERMASQVFIPLTVGGGVRTVQDIRNLLNAGADKVSINTAAVFNPEFVGEAAAHFGSQCIVVAIDAKKVSGPGETPRWEIFTHGGRKPTGLDAVEWAMKMEGLGAGEILLTSMDQDGMKNGFDLGVTRAISDALGIPVIASGGVGNLQHLADGIIEGHASAVLAASIFHFGEYTVPEAKAFMAKQGIVVR from the coding sequence ATGGCATTGGCTAAGCGCATCATCCCCTGCCTCGATGTCGATAACGGCCGGGTAGTCAAAGGCGTCAAGTTCGAGAACATTCGTGATGCCGGTGATCCGGTTGAAATCGCTCGCCGCTACGATGAACAGGGCGCTGACGAAATCACCTTTCTCGACATCACCGCCAGCGTCGATGGGCGTGACACCACGCTCCATACCGTTGAGCGTATGGCCAGCCAGGTGTTTATCCCGCTGACTGTAGGCGGTGGTGTGCGTACCGTGCAGGACATCCGTAACCTGCTCAATGCCGGTGCCGACAAGGTCTCGATCAACACTGCCGCGGTGTTCAACCCGGAGTTCGTCGGCGAAGCTGCCGCGCACTTTGGTTCCCAGTGCATTGTGGTTGCCATCGACGCCAAGAAAGTTTCCGGGCCGGGTGAAACCCCGCGCTGGGAAATCTTCACCCACGGTGGTCGCAAACCGACCGGTCTGGATGCGGTTGAGTGGGCGATGAAGATGGAAGGCCTGGGTGCCGGCGAGATTCTGCTGACCAGCATGGATCAGGACGGCATGAAGAATGGCTTTGACTTGGGTGTTACCCGGGCCATCAGCGATGCCTTGGGTATTCCGGTGATTGCTTCGGGTGGTGTGGGCAACCTGCAGCACCTGGCTGACGGAATTATCGAAGGCCATGCCAGCGCAGTGCTGGCGGCGAGTATCTTCCATTTCGGCGAGTACACGGTGCCGGAAGCCAAGGCCTTCATGGCCAAGCAGGGGATCGTCGTTCGCTGA
- the choV gene encoding choline ABC transporter ATP-binding protein codes for MSIIRFEDVDVIFSSRPREALSLLDQGLSREQILKKTGLVVGVEKANLDINKGEICVLMGLSGSGKSSLLRCINGLNTVSRGKLFVEHEGSHIDIAHCTPAELKMMRTKRIAMVFQKFALMPWLTVRENISFGLEMQGRPEKERRKLVDEKLELVGLTQWRNKKPDELSGGMQQRVGLARALAMDADILLMDEPFSALDPLIRQGLQDELLELQRKLSKTIVFVSHDLDEALKLGSRIAIMKDGKIIQYSKPEEIVLNPADEYVRTFVAHTNPLNVLCGRSLMRTLDKCKRINGSVCLDPGGDSWLDLAEGNTIKGARQGANGMDLQNWAPGEAVEELGRKPTLVSASIGMREALQIRYQTGNKLVLQEGNTVVGILGDSELYHALLGKNLG; via the coding sequence ATGAGCATTATTCGCTTCGAAGATGTAGACGTTATCTTCTCCAGCCGACCGCGTGAGGCACTCAGCCTGCTCGACCAAGGCCTTTCGCGGGAGCAGATTCTGAAAAAAACCGGGTTGGTAGTCGGCGTGGAAAAAGCCAACCTGGATATCAACAAAGGTGAAATCTGCGTGTTGATGGGGTTGTCTGGCTCGGGTAAGTCGAGCCTGCTGCGCTGTATCAACGGACTCAACACGGTGAGCCGAGGCAAGTTGTTCGTCGAGCATGAAGGCTCGCATATCGACATCGCCCATTGCACCCCGGCGGAGCTGAAAATGATGCGCACCAAGCGCATCGCCATGGTGTTCCAGAAGTTCGCCCTGATGCCTTGGCTGACAGTGCGCGAGAACATCAGCTTCGGCCTGGAGATGCAGGGTCGCCCGGAAAAGGAACGGCGCAAACTGGTCGACGAGAAGCTCGAGCTGGTGGGTCTTACCCAATGGCGCAACAAGAAGCCCGACGAACTCTCAGGCGGCATGCAGCAGCGTGTGGGTCTGGCCCGCGCCCTGGCCATGGACGCCGATATCCTGCTGATGGACGAACCTTTCTCCGCCCTTGACCCGCTGATCCGCCAGGGCTTGCAAGACGAACTGCTGGAGCTGCAACGCAAGCTGAGCAAAACCATTGTTTTCGTCAGCCACGACCTGGATGAAGCACTCAAGCTCGGCAGCCGTATCGCCATCATGAAAGACGGCAAAATCATCCAGTACAGCAAGCCGGAAGAGATCGTTCTGAACCCGGCCGATGAGTACGTGCGGACCTTCGTCGCCCACACCAACCCACTCAACGTACTGTGCGGCCGCAGCCTGATGCGCACGTTGGACAAGTGCAAACGGATCAACGGTTCGGTGTGCCTGGACCCAGGCGGCGACTCCTGGCTGGATCTGGCCGAAGGCAACACCATCAAAGGTGCGCGTCAGGGCGCCAACGGCATGGATCTGCAGAATTGGGCACCGGGTGAGGCGGTAGAAGAACTGGGCCGCAAACCGACCCTGGTGAGTGCCAGCATTGGAATGCGCGAAGCACTGCAGATCCGTTACCAGACCGGTAACAAGCTGGTGCTTCAGGAAGGTAATACCGTGGTGGGAATTCTCGGCGACAGTGAGCTGTATCACGCGTTGCTGGGCAAGAATCTGGGCTGA
- the hisA gene encoding 1-(5-phosphoribosyl)-5-[(5-phosphoribosylamino)methylideneamino]imidazole-4-carboxamide isomerase produces the protein MLIIPAIDLKDGACVRLRQGRMEDSTVFSDDPVSMAAKWVEGGCRRLHLVDLNGAFEGQPVNGEVVTAIAKRYPNLPIQIGGGIRSLETIEHYVKAGVSYVIIGTKAVKEPEFVAQACRAFPGKVIVGLDAKDGFVATDGWAEVSSVQVIDLAKRFEADGVSAIVYTDIAKDGMMQGCNVPFTAALAAATKIPVIASGGIHNLGDIKALLDAKAPGIIGAITGRAIYEGTLDVAEAQAFCDSYKG, from the coding sequence ATGCTGATTATTCCCGCTATCGATCTTAAAGACGGTGCTTGCGTACGTCTGCGCCAGGGCCGCATGGAAGACTCCACGGTATTTTCCGATGACCCGGTGAGCATGGCCGCCAAGTGGGTCGAAGGTGGTTGCCGTCGCCTGCACCTGGTTGACCTCAATGGTGCTTTCGAAGGCCAGCCGGTCAACGGCGAAGTGGTAACTGCCATTGCCAAGCGCTATCCGAACCTGCCTATCCAGATCGGTGGCGGTATCCGTTCGCTGGAAACCATCGAGCATTACGTCAAGGCTGGCGTCAGCTACGTAATCATCGGCACCAAGGCCGTTAAAGAGCCTGAGTTCGTCGCCCAAGCCTGCCGCGCCTTCCCAGGCAAGGTTATCGTCGGCCTGGATGCCAAAGACGGTTTCGTTGCCACTGATGGCTGGGCAGAAGTCAGCTCGGTGCAAGTCATTGACCTGGCCAAGCGGTTCGAAGCCGACGGCGTCTCGGCGATTGTTTACACCGACATTGCCAAAGACGGCATGATGCAGGGCTGCAATGTACCGTTCACGGCGGCACTGGCCGCGGCTACCAAGATTCCGGTGATTGCTTCCGGTGGTATCCACAACCTGGGTGACATCAAGGCCCTGCTCGACGCCAAGGCGCCGGGCATCATCGGCGCGATCACCGGCCGGGCCATCTACGAAGGCACCCTGGATGTCGCCGAGGCGCAAGCCTTCTGCGACAGCTACAAAGGCTGA
- a CDS encoding choline ABC transporter substrate-binding protein, with protein sequence MKGSPSLLLATLLSVPLLAQAAEPEQCHTVNFSDVGWTDITVTTAVTSVVLQSLGYKTKTTMISVPVTYKSLADGKNMDVFLGNWMPTMENDIKQYRDAGTVETVRANLENAKYTLAVPQALYDKGLKTFADIPKFKKELDGKIYGIEPGNDGNRTIQSMIDKNAFGLKDAGFKVVESSEAGMLSQVDRAARRGNDVVFLGWEPHPMNTRFKMKYLDGGDDFFGPEYGKATVLTNTRKGYVQECSNVGQLLKNLSFTLDMESTLMGNVLDDKMKPDAAAKAWLKKNPQVLDTWLAGVTTVDGKPGLEAAKAKLTQ encoded by the coding sequence ATGAAAGGTTCACCCTCGCTATTGCTGGCCACGCTGTTGAGTGTGCCGCTGCTGGCCCAGGCCGCAGAGCCGGAGCAGTGTCATACCGTTAACTTCTCTGATGTCGGTTGGACCGACATTACCGTGACCACCGCCGTTACCAGCGTCGTGCTGCAATCGCTGGGGTACAAGACCAAGACCACCATGATCTCGGTGCCGGTAACCTACAAGTCGCTGGCCGATGGCAAGAATATGGATGTGTTTCTCGGCAACTGGATGCCGACGATGGAAAACGACATCAAGCAGTACCGCGATGCCGGTACGGTGGAGACCGTACGAGCCAACCTTGAGAACGCCAAGTACACCTTGGCCGTGCCCCAGGCGCTGTATGACAAAGGCCTGAAAACCTTCGCCGATATCCCCAAGTTCAAGAAAGAACTGGACGGCAAAATCTACGGGATCGAACCCGGCAACGACGGCAACCGCACCATCCAGAGCATGATCGACAAGAACGCCTTCGGCCTCAAGGACGCCGGTTTCAAGGTGGTCGAGTCCAGCGAAGCCGGGATGCTTTCGCAGGTTGATCGTGCTGCCCGCCGTGGCAACGATGTGGTGTTCCTGGGCTGGGAGCCCCACCCGATGAACACCCGCTTCAAGATGAAATACCTCGATGGTGGCGATGACTTCTTCGGTCCCGAATACGGCAAGGCCACCGTGCTCACCAATACCCGCAAGGGTTATGTACAGGAATGCAGCAACGTCGGTCAGTTGCTGAAAAACCTGTCCTTCACCCTGGACATGGAAAGCACCCTGATGGGCAACGTCCTGGACGACAAGATGAAACCCGACGCAGCTGCCAAGGCCTGGCTGAAAAAGAACCCGCAGGTACTCGACACCTGGCTGGCCGGAGTTACCACCGTTGACGGCAAACCCGGCCTGGAGGCGGCCAAAGCCAAACTGACGCAGTAA